The following proteins come from a genomic window of Candidatus Eremiobacteraceae bacterium:
- the trmD gene encoding tRNA (guanosine(37)-N1)-methyltransferase TrmD, with protein sequence MRIDIVTLFPEFLRPVVEGSILGRARSKGLAQIELHDLWKFVPAGERADDAPYGGGAGMVMRLGPIVDCLEHLLGGDLKVPAGHKLIVPSPAGRRFDHSVALELSQLERIIVLCGRYEGIDDRLFDLVEAEEISLGDFVITGGEIAALAFVDACVRLLPGAIAPESARDDSFTDGELDWPHYTRPAVFRGLAVPDVLLTGDHARIEAWRRSEASARTTRRRPDLKRP encoded by the coding sequence ATGCGCATCGACATCGTCACGTTGTTCCCCGAATTCCTGCGCCCCGTGGTCGAGGGCAGCATTCTCGGCCGCGCGCGGTCGAAGGGGTTGGCGCAAATCGAGCTGCACGATCTATGGAAGTTCGTGCCGGCCGGTGAGCGAGCCGACGACGCACCGTATGGCGGCGGCGCCGGTATGGTGATGCGGCTTGGTCCGATCGTCGATTGTCTCGAGCATCTGCTCGGCGGCGACCTTAAAGTCCCCGCAGGGCATAAGCTGATCGTACCATCGCCCGCGGGCCGGCGCTTCGATCACTCCGTGGCCCTGGAGCTGTCGCAGCTCGAGCGGATTATCGTCCTTTGCGGCCGATACGAGGGCATCGACGACCGTCTGTTCGACCTCGTCGAGGCAGAAGAGATCTCCCTCGGCGATTTCGTCATCACGGGCGGCGAGATCGCGGCGCTCGCTTTCGTCGACGCATGCGTGCGCCTGCTGCCGGGAGCGATCGCGCCGGAAAGCGCTCGAGATGATTCGTTCACTGACGGCGAGCTGGATTGGCCGCACTATACGCGACCAGCGGTCTTTCGCGGACTGGCCGTGCCTGATGTGCTTCTCACGGGAGATCACGCACGCATAGAGGCGTGGCGGCGCTCAGAAGCATCTGCACGAACCACTCGCCGCCGCCCCGACCTAAAACGGCCGTAA
- a CDS encoding lytic transglycosylase domain-containing protein produces the protein MRSKAIFVAVLATVAAFGLRAEPARAGATTSAQAMTAYESAIRYFNPGIGESDARRIVSAIITDAYQDGVDPRLVVAIIATESSFDKTARSSAGAMGLGQLMPATAADVDVSNADDIDQNVRGTVLTLKGNLEHYASLDPQHKFVYAIAAYNAGTGAVDEYHGVPPYDETIRYVWKVVVLWRRLCGLSAT, from the coding sequence ATGCGGTCTAAAGCTATTTTCGTCGCCGTCCTCGCGACCGTCGCCGCCTTCGGGCTGCGCGCCGAGCCGGCGCGCGCCGGCGCGACGACGTCCGCGCAGGCGATGACCGCGTACGAATCTGCGATCCGCTACTTCAATCCGGGCATCGGCGAGTCCGATGCGCGTCGCATCGTTTCGGCGATCATCACCGACGCGTACCAGGACGGCGTCGATCCGCGACTCGTGGTCGCGATCATCGCGACCGAGAGCAGCTTCGATAAGACCGCTCGCAGCTCGGCCGGCGCCATGGGTCTTGGCCAGTTGATGCCGGCGACGGCCGCGGATGTCGATGTGAGCAACGCCGACGACATCGATCAGAACGTCCGCGGCACCGTGTTGACGCTCAAGGGAAATCTCGAGCACTATGCGTCGCTCGATCCGCAGCATAAGTTCGTGTACGCGATCGCGGCGTACAATGCGGGCACGGGCGCGGTCGACGAATATCACGGTGTGCCGCCGTACGACGAGACGATCCGCTACGTATGGAAAGTCGTCGTGCTGTGGCGCCGGCTCTGCGGTTTGTCAGCCACCTAG
- a CDS encoding tetratricopeptide repeat protein: MEHGSSPYERGLAAFEKNAFASAVALFTEAVEADDRAALALSKRGVCKVRMGDRTGAAHDFAGALERDPRCAPALVNLGNLAQEANMLEEARAKYEAALRIDPSSAMAHHNLGVVLRREGKIGESVRELRLAASLDSRTGKLVERWKAFWRRRA, from the coding sequence ATGGAGCACGGTTCTTCGCCTTACGAGCGCGGACTTGCCGCATTCGAAAAGAACGCGTTCGCGAGCGCCGTCGCCCTCTTCACCGAAGCGGTCGAAGCCGACGACCGGGCGGCGCTCGCGCTTTCGAAACGCGGTGTGTGCAAGGTCCGTATGGGCGATCGAACGGGCGCCGCGCACGACTTCGCAGGAGCGCTCGAGCGCGACCCGCGTTGCGCGCCGGCGCTCGTCAACCTCGGCAATCTGGCGCAGGAAGCGAACATGCTCGAAGAAGCGCGGGCGAAATACGAGGCGGCGCTGCGCATCGACCCATCGTCAGCGATGGCGCACCACAATCTCGGCGTCGTCTTGCGGCGCGAAGGCAAGATCGGAGAGAGCGTGCGCGAGCTGCGACTCGCCGCTTCGCTCGATTCGCGCACGGGCAAACTCGTCGAGCGATGGAAGGCGTTTTGGCGGCGTCGCGCGTGA
- the lepB gene encoding signal peptidase I, producing MLPQPLDPAQPDEPHDARSFVLDDLDRRASTIRALRHAGALFVQVLVLASLVSLFFLRVPQVDGYSMLPQVDAGDHVLINTLSYDLRIQRPGAEGQALLDLALHPIERGDVIAFVHGTGDDSRIYLKRVIGLPGETVSIERGVVSIDGSIVAPDYEASRDAADMAPLNVPAGTYFVLGDNRGDSDDSRAFGPVPTAAIIGRAALVIWPPARVRAIR from the coding sequence GTGCTTCCGCAGCCCCTCGATCCGGCACAACCGGACGAGCCGCACGACGCGCGGTCCTTCGTGCTCGACGATCTCGATCGCCGGGCTTCCACTATCAGAGCGCTCCGCCATGCGGGCGCTCTCTTCGTGCAAGTGCTCGTGCTTGCGTCGCTCGTATCACTTTTTTTCCTTCGTGTTCCGCAGGTCGACGGCTACTCGATGCTGCCGCAAGTCGACGCCGGCGATCACGTCCTCATCAACACGCTTTCGTACGATTTGCGGATCCAGCGGCCCGGCGCTGAGGGTCAGGCGCTGCTCGACCTAGCGCTTCATCCTATCGAGCGAGGCGACGTCATCGCGTTCGTCCACGGCACCGGCGACGACAGCCGCATCTATCTCAAGCGCGTGATCGGCCTGCCGGGCGAGACCGTCTCGATCGAGCGTGGTGTCGTATCGATCGACGGATCGATCGTCGCGCCCGACTACGAAGCCAGCCGCGATGCCGCCGATATGGCGCCGCTCAACGTGCCTGCCGGAACGTACTTCGTCCTCGGCGACAATCGCGGCGATTCGGACGATTCGCGCGCGTTCGGACCGGTTCCAACCGCCGCGATCATCGGTCGCGCGGCGCTCGTCATCTGGCCGCCGGCACGTGTCCGCGCGATCCGGTGA
- the speD gene encoding adenosylmethionine decarboxylase, giving the protein MKALGTHIIVELSDCNSRILSDVDQVTSILVTAAKEANAEVLQTAFHRFTPQGVSGVVVIAESHLSIHTWPEYGYAAMDIYTCGDHTDPWKACRYAAEKFQAKQMLTTEVRRGLPDEAGVYGHIVGKRGAGTDSRAKNRKLAVVR; this is encoded by the coding sequence TTGAAAGCGCTTGGCACGCATATCATCGTTGAACTCTCCGACTGCAACTCTCGAATACTAAGCGACGTCGATCAGGTGACGAGCATCCTCGTCACAGCCGCAAAAGAAGCAAACGCCGAGGTCTTACAGACCGCTTTTCATCGCTTCACGCCCCAGGGTGTGAGCGGCGTCGTCGTCATCGCCGAATCGCATCTTTCGATCCACACCTGGCCTGAATACGGCTATGCGGCGATGGATATCTACACGTGCGGCGACCACACGGATCCGTGGAAAGCCTGCCGCTACGCAGCCGAGAAATTCCAGGCGAAGCAGATGCTGACGACCGAAGTCCGGCGCGGCTTGCCGGACGAAGCGGGCGTCTACGGCCATATCGTCGGGAAGAGGGGCGCCGGAACGGACAGCCGTGCCAAAAACAGAAAACTCGCAGTGGTACGTTGA
- a CDS encoding twin-arginine translocase TatA/TatE family subunit translates to MLSPSDTAIVFLLALLLFGPDQLPRIARQLGEAMRHVQSTTHSFMNEMERAARTDEPRHVTTIEASVAEPLDGPEKENAAEAAAEESKTPDLGG, encoded by the coding sequence ATGTTGAGCCCGTCTGACACCGCGATCGTGTTTCTGCTCGCGCTGTTGCTATTCGGTCCGGACCAGTTGCCGCGCATCGCGCGCCAACTCGGCGAGGCGATGCGGCACGTCCAGTCGACGACGCACTCCTTTATGAACGAGATGGAACGCGCCGCGCGCACTGACGAGCCGCGTCACGTCACGACGATCGAAGCGTCGGTCGCCGAGCCGCTCGACGGGCCGGAAAAAGAAAACGCCGCAGAAGCGGCGGCCGAAGAGTCGAAGACGCCGGACCTAGGTGGCTGA
- the lepB gene encoding signal peptidase I, whose amino-acid sequence MSPYVLGAVLGILVVARIIIWFAPAAVPDDKQRGVVREYLDAFIIAGAVALVLMHYVVRTFWIPSGSMEPTLAINDVLLANEIQYRFGSPQDGQIAVFKPPSQVPELGDTDFIKRVIAGPGDTLKIHDGSVYRDGVKLSEPYLKQAPDYELSLQNYDLVIDGIPLDPSRAVVPPKSEWQAPDRVPNGYYIMLGDNRNNSDDSHLWGFLQRDQFVGHAFFVFWPLTRTRLLH is encoded by the coding sequence ATGAGCCCGTACGTCCTCGGCGCCGTCCTCGGCATCCTCGTCGTCGCCCGGATCATCATTTGGTTCGCCCCGGCGGCGGTGCCCGATGACAAACAGCGCGGGGTCGTGCGCGAGTATCTCGACGCGTTCATCATCGCCGGCGCGGTCGCGCTCGTCCTCATGCATTACGTCGTGCGGACCTTCTGGATCCCGAGCGGCTCGATGGAGCCGACCCTCGCCATCAACGACGTGCTGTTGGCGAACGAGATCCAATACCGGTTCGGCTCCCCGCAGGACGGTCAGATCGCAGTCTTCAAGCCGCCGTCGCAGGTGCCCGAACTCGGCGACACCGATTTCATCAAGCGCGTCATCGCGGGGCCGGGCGATACGCTGAAGATCCACGACGGCAGCGTCTATCGCGACGGCGTGAAGCTGTCTGAACCGTACCTCAAACAAGCTCCCGATTATGAGCTATCGCTGCAGAACTACGATCTCGTGATCGACGGCATCCCGCTCGATCCGTCGCGTGCCGTCGTGCCGCCGAAGAGCGAGTGGCAAGCGCCCGATCGCGTGCCGAACGGCTACTACATCATGCTCGGCGACAACCGGAACAACTCCGACGACTCGCACCTCTGGGGATTCTTGCAGCGCGACCAATTCGTCGGTCATGCGTTCTTCGTCTTCTGGCCGCTGACGCGCACGAGGCTTCTGCACTAG
- the lepB gene encoding signal peptidase I: MNPYVLGVILALLVIARVVIWLAPQVLSSDAQRGVVREYLDAFIIAGVVALVLMRFVVRTFWIPSGSMEPTLAINDVLLANEIQYSVGSPQDGQIAVFKPPPQVPELGTTDLIKRVVAGPGDTLRIHDGVVYRNGKALKEPYLKQAPDYELALADYDLVVDGIPLDPSRAVVPPKNAWQAPDRVPNGYYIMLGDNRNDSDDSHLWGFLQRDQFIGHAFFVFWPLARIEPLR; the protein is encoded by the coding sequence GTGAATCCATACGTCCTCGGCGTCATCCTCGCGCTCCTCGTGATCGCGCGCGTCGTCATCTGGCTCGCCCCGCAAGTCCTATCGAGTGACGCACAGCGCGGCGTCGTGCGCGAATACCTCGACGCGTTTATCATCGCCGGTGTCGTCGCGCTCGTTCTCATGCGATTCGTCGTCCGGACGTTTTGGATTCCGAGCGGGTCGATGGAACCGACGCTCGCGATCAACGACGTCCTGCTGGCCAATGAGATCCAATACAGCGTCGGCTCACCCCAGGACGGCCAGATCGCCGTCTTCAAGCCGCCGCCGCAAGTCCCCGAACTCGGCACGACCGACCTCATCAAGCGCGTGGTCGCAGGCCCTGGCGACACGCTGCGCATCCACGATGGCGTCGTCTATCGCAACGGCAAAGCCCTGAAAGAGCCGTATCTCAAGCAGGCGCCCGATTACGAGCTGGCGCTGGCGGATTACGATCTCGTCGTCGATGGGATTCCCCTCGATCCGTCGCGCGCCGTCGTTCCTCCGAAAAACGCGTGGCAGGCGCCGGATCGCGTGCCGAACGGCTACTACATCATGCTCGGCGACAATCGCAACGACTCCGACGATTCGCACCTTTGGGGATTCTTGCAGCGCGATCAGTTCATCGGGCACGCGTTCTTCGTCTTCTGGCCGCTCGCGCGCATCGAACCGTTGCGCTAG
- a CDS encoding protein kinase: protein MNIAQDSVLANRYRIVEKIGAGGMAEVFRGIDHVLERDVAVKVLTERSDEVCRRFLLEAQSMARLNHPNIVAVYDVGVDRDLSYIILEFVRGKTLREIDRSKISFDGAINLMVQLLEALQYAHSQGIIHRDIKPGNIIVTDDNALKVMDFGLARRMTDVSNLTQSGEIVGTIAYLPPERFLGKSGDNTSDLYSVGVLLYELLSGRLPFTHESGDLVAMMFSHVNDRPRPPRQLNPLIPPSLDRIIMRLLDKDPARRYVDAAALIADLRSVQAQLARGSAKQDKAKSHEAPEPDVDEELATAQTPVAPSSGPPAPAGTDLPVEPPSGGYLKGELVTSKTFTAALKRVMQGMISARAQNWSEAEEHYSAAVGMLKPLNQTSELARTYARLGALYVAKIRSSGNQQPSDVATAREYLSKALPTLRDKRMIADVKEAEANLRALDAV, encoded by the coding sequence ATGAACATCGCCCAAGACAGCGTCCTCGCGAACCGTTACCGCATCGTCGAGAAGATCGGCGCCGGCGGAATGGCCGAGGTCTTCCGCGGCATCGACCACGTCCTCGAACGCGACGTGGCGGTCAAAGTGCTCACCGAGCGATCGGATGAGGTCTGCCGACGCTTTTTGCTCGAGGCGCAGTCGATGGCGCGCCTCAACCATCCGAACATCGTAGCGGTCTACGACGTCGGCGTCGACCGCGATCTCTCGTACATCATCCTCGAGTTCGTCAGGGGCAAGACGCTGCGCGAGATCGACCGCTCGAAGATCTCCTTCGATGGCGCCATCAACCTGATGGTGCAGCTGCTCGAGGCGCTGCAGTACGCGCACTCGCAAGGTATCATCCATCGCGACATCAAGCCGGGCAACATCATCGTCACCGACGACAACGCGCTCAAGGTGATGGACTTCGGCCTGGCACGTCGCATGACGGACGTCTCGAACCTGACGCAGAGCGGCGAGATCGTCGGCACGATCGCGTATCTGCCGCCCGAGCGCTTCTTGGGCAAATCCGGCGACAACACGAGCGATCTCTACTCGGTCGGCGTTCTGCTTTACGAGCTGCTCTCGGGTCGTCTCCCATTCACGCACGAATCGGGCGATCTCGTCGCGATGATGTTCTCGCACGTCAACGACCGGCCGCGGCCGCCGCGCCAGCTCAACCCGCTCATCCCGCCGTCGCTCGACCGCATCATCATGCGTCTGCTCGACAAGGATCCGGCGCGACGCTATGTCGACGCGGCCGCGCTCATCGCCGATCTGCGCTCGGTCCAGGCGCAGCTCGCGCGAGGTTCAGCCAAACAGGACAAAGCGAAATCGCACGAAGCGCCGGAGCCCGACGTCGATGAAGAGCTCGCAACCGCGCAAACGCCCGTCGCGCCCTCGAGCGGTCCGCCTGCTCCGGCCGGCACCGATCTTCCGGTCGAGCCGCCGAGCGGCGGTTATCTCAAGGGAGAGCTCGTCACGAGCAAGACCTTCACCGCCGCGCTCAAGCGCGTCATGCAAGGGATGATCAGCGCGCGCGCGCAGAATTGGAGCGAGGCCGAGGAGCATTACAGCGCTGCCGTCGGTATGCTCAAGCCGCTCAACCAGACCTCGGAGCTCGCGCGCACGTACGCGCGGCTCGGCGCCCTCTACGTCGCGAAGATCAGATCGTCGGGCAACCAACAGCCGAGCGACGTAGCGACCGCGCGGGAATATCTTTCCAAAGCGTTGCCGACGCTGCGCGACAAACGCATGATCGCCGACGTCAAGGAAGCTGAAGCGAACCTGCGAGCGCTCGACGCCGTCTGA
- a CDS encoding universal stress protein: MEFIIAHIGWLIAAVIVASITSTLYWMLHPPSNRTLRIAESATEQAHNIAGNVLVVFSADISSEVLMALATRMAKGQQTQLVAIYVIEVPLTLPIDADLPQQERQALEVLTAATEIGRKVGLEIRTHTIRGRQTGPAIIEAARDENARLIVMGTYREHRYTGAPLAKVIEYVTTHTHVDVLVGVSSATEPRSMLSVAALPPKGEPKR; this comes from the coding sequence GTGGAATTCATCATAGCGCACATCGGTTGGCTCATCGCGGCGGTGATCGTCGCGAGCATTACGTCGACACTCTATTGGATGCTGCATCCGCCCTCGAACAGGACGTTGCGGATCGCAGAGTCGGCGACGGAACAAGCACACAACATCGCGGGCAACGTCCTCGTCGTCTTCTCCGCCGACATCAGCTCCGAGGTCCTCATGGCGCTCGCGACGCGGATGGCGAAGGGCCAGCAGACGCAGCTCGTCGCGATCTACGTCATCGAGGTCCCGCTGACGCTGCCGATCGATGCCGACCTGCCGCAACAGGAACGTCAAGCGCTTGAAGTCCTCACGGCGGCGACCGAGATCGGCCGCAAGGTCGGGCTCGAGATACGAACGCACACGATCCGCGGCCGACAGACGGGACCGGCCATTATCGAGGCCGCCCGCGATGAAAACGCACGCCTCATCGTTATGGGTACGTATCGCGAACATCGGTACACAGGTGCGCCGCTCGCGAAAGTCATCGAGTACGTGACGACGCACACCCACGTCGACGTCCTCGTCGGCGTCTCGAGCGCGACCGAGCCGCGCAGCATGCTCAGTGTGGCCGCGCTGCCTCCAAAGGGAGAGCCGAAACGATGA
- a CDS encoding YraN family protein — translation MKARRGASTAAVGSGGERAAADFLVARGYHILERNFRCRGGEVDLIALDGGVLVFVEVKVRRTLSRGAPIEAVTAVKQARVRRAAQEYLTFCGRIFPRIRFDVMSVMKTARNTDITHLKAAFSTNA, via the coding sequence GTGAAGGCTCGGCGCGGCGCTTCCACCGCTGCGGTCGGCAGCGGCGGCGAGCGCGCGGCCGCCGACTTCCTCGTCGCGCGCGGCTACCATATCCTCGAACGCAATTTCCGCTGCCGGGGCGGCGAGGTCGACCTCATCGCGCTCGACGGCGGCGTCCTCGTCTTCGTCGAGGTGAAAGTCCGGCGCACGCTGTCGCGCGGCGCGCCGATCGAAGCGGTGACGGCCGTCAAACAAGCGCGGGTCCGCAGGGCGGCCCAAGAATACCTCACGTTTTGCGGCCGCATCTTCCCGCGCATCCGCTTCGACGTCATGAGCGTTATGAAAACCGCCCGGAACACCGATATTACTCATTTGAAGGCGGCTTTTTCCACGAACGCATGA
- a CDS encoding ribonuclease HII, with amino-acid sequence MTSAESRRINRLHRFERDLWESGSLLLCGLDEVGRGPLAGPVTACAVVIERPLRLEFLDDSKVVTELRRVALDALIREQAVAVSVGWADHLEIDSLNILGASRLAMHRALAGLGLTPCRVLVDGPSLPGCAYPQMPIIDGDAKSAAIAAASIVAKVARDAFMTQLDSTYPGYGFANNKGYATSDHLAALNAFGPCPAHRRSFTPVVQPTFDFAAAGALP; translated from the coding sequence ATGACGAGCGCCGAGAGCCGACGGATCAACCGGCTGCACCGGTTCGAACGCGATCTGTGGGAAAGCGGATCGCTTTTGCTTTGCGGCCTCGACGAGGTAGGTCGAGGCCCGCTCGCGGGTCCGGTCACCGCCTGCGCGGTCGTCATCGAGCGGCCGCTTCGGCTCGAATTCCTCGACGACAGCAAGGTCGTCACCGAACTGCGACGCGTCGCGCTCGACGCGCTCATCCGCGAGCAGGCCGTCGCGGTGTCCGTCGGATGGGCGGACCACCTCGAGATCGATTCGCTCAACATCCTCGGCGCGTCGCGGCTGGCGATGCACCGCGCGCTCGCCGGACTCGGCTTGACGCCTTGCCGCGTGCTCGTCGACGGACCATCGCTGCCGGGCTGCGCGTATCCGCAGATGCCGATCATCGACGGCGACGCGAAATCCGCTGCGATCGCCGCGGCGAGCATCGTCGCGAAGGTGGCGCGCGACGCGTTCATGACGCAGCTCGATTCGACGTACCCGGGCTACGGCTTCGCGAACAACAAAGGCTATGCGACGAGCGATCACCTCGCCGCGCTCAACGCGTTCGGTCCGTGCCCCGCGCATCGCCGCTCGTTCACACCGGTCGTCCAACCGACGTTCGACTTCGCGGCAGCCGGCGCGCTGCCGTGA
- a CDS encoding GTPase: MAAGIRAVLEVADLIDVVIEVRDARVPRATAVAGLHPRLKRKPTIVLLNRADLAEASVTRDWVESLKSESVDAFATTATHAGTLRAARAALLARPRKRAVLRAAVVGAPNTGKSSVINALGRRKRTVVADRAGVTRHAGWSKVEAGVELLDTPGLLPPRVESAQAAWQLSLCGSLPESAFDVEEAVDEFARWLARNRPQYAARADLDEFAQARGMRRRGGEIDRRNAARRFVADFRAGDLFRLTFETPE; this comes from the coding sequence ATGGCGGCGGGCATCCGCGCGGTGCTCGAAGTCGCCGATCTCATCGACGTCGTCATCGAGGTGCGCGACGCGCGCGTTCCCCGCGCCACCGCAGTCGCAGGCCTCCATCCGCGCCTGAAGCGCAAGCCGACGATCGTCCTGCTCAATCGCGCCGACCTTGCGGAAGCCTCCGTCACGCGGGATTGGGTCGAGTCGCTCAAAAGCGAGTCTGTCGACGCCTTTGCGACCACGGCCACACACGCCGGCACGCTGCGCGCCGCTCGCGCCGCTTTGCTCGCGCGCCCTCGCAAACGCGCTGTCCTTCGCGCTGCGGTCGTCGGCGCACCGAACACCGGCAAGTCGTCGGTCATCAACGCGCTCGGCCGACGCAAACGCACGGTTGTCGCGGACCGCGCCGGCGTGACGAGGCACGCAGGTTGGTCAAAGGTCGAGGCAGGCGTCGAATTGCTCGACACGCCCGGCTTGCTGCCTCCGCGGGTCGAGAGCGCGCAGGCGGCATGGCAGCTCTCGCTCTGCGGCAGCCTGCCCGAATCTGCGTTCGATGTCGAGGAGGCCGTCGACGAATTCGCTCGCTGGCTCGCGCGCAATCGGCCTCAGTACGCCGCCCGCGCCGATCTCGACGAGTTCGCGCAAGCGCGCGGGATGCGCCGTCGCGGCGGCGAAATCGACCGCCGCAACGCAGCGCGAAGATTCGTCGCAGACTTCCGCGCAGGCGACCTGTTCCGGCTCACCTTCGAAACACCTGAGTGA
- a CDS encoding ribosomal-processing cysteine protease Prp translates to MTRSPSRKLYPGGLTVTARRSAGRVVSIGVAGHAGFAPHGRDIVCAAASALVHSAAHGIAAHCGARATVVDEPGGDYRLDVPRGGNARAQAVLESALSGLRAIATSYPRYMRVRVLAGNATAAPKRRRPIRGARK, encoded by the coding sequence TTGACAAGATCGCCCTCTCGTAAGCTCTACCCGGGCGGCCTCACCGTCACGGCGCGGCGTTCGGCCGGCCGTGTCGTTTCCATTGGAGTTGCGGGGCATGCCGGTTTCGCGCCTCACGGTCGCGACATCGTCTGCGCCGCCGCGAGCGCGCTCGTCCACTCCGCCGCGCACGGCATCGCAGCGCATTGCGGTGCGCGAGCCACCGTCGTCGACGAACCCGGCGGCGACTATCGGCTCGACGTTCCGCGCGGGGGCAACGCGCGGGCGCAAGCCGTCCTCGAATCGGCGCTCTCGGGGCTGCGTGCGATCGCGACGTCGTATCCGCGCTACATGCGAGTCCGCGTCCTCGCGGGAAATGCGACGGCGGCGCCGAAGCGCAGACGCCCTATTCGTGGCGCGAGGAAATAG
- the rplS gene encoding 50S ribosomal protein L19 — MDLATILGDDQRKAHPAEFSVGDTVRVHTRVTEGNKERIQLFEGVVIERKNGGLSASFTVRRIAHNVGVERSFLVHSPRVDKIDVIRRGVVRRAKLFYLQDRVGSKATRIKENKK; from the coding sequence ATGGACCTGGCAACAATTCTCGGAGACGACCAGCGCAAGGCCCACCCCGCGGAGTTCTCCGTCGGCGATACGGTACGCGTCCACACACGCGTCACCGAAGGGAACAAAGAGCGCATCCAGCTGTTCGAGGGCGTGGTCATCGAGCGCAAGAACGGCGGCCTCTCCGCAAGCTTCACCGTGCGCCGAATAGCGCACAACGTCGGCGTTGAGCGTTCGTTCCTCGTCCACTCGCCGCGAGTCGACAAGATCGACGTCATCCGCCGCGGCGTCGTCCGCCGCGCGAAGCTCTTCTACTTGCAAGACCGTGTCGGCAGCAAAGCGACGCGCATCAAAGAGAACAAGAAATAA
- a CDS encoding fused MFS/spermidine synthase: MPKTENSQWYVEQVADGEIHGHALTATLAQGRSSFQEYAIVVSPLFGKMLVLDGDTQSAALDERIYHELLVHPACAARGSVKRALILGGAEGASLRELLKVPGMVKATMVDIDGVVVDACRKHLPEWSDGAFDDPRSELVVGDAKAYIENTDERFDVILGDLTEPLEDSPSYGLHTVGFYKKIRERLSPGGFYALQASMAGPHNHATHARMIATLRAAFRSVAPYSTYVPAFDTEWGYALCGDDVDALSDAAGSTADAHAKACALRCYDAQTHRRAFNLPRYLRDAYEKETRVFE; this comes from the coding sequence GTGCCAAAAACAGAAAACTCGCAGTGGTACGTTGAGCAAGTAGCCGACGGCGAGATCCACGGCCACGCGTTGACGGCGACCCTCGCTCAGGGTCGCTCGTCGTTTCAAGAATACGCGATCGTCGTCAGCCCGCTCTTCGGCAAGATGCTCGTCCTCGACGGCGACACCCAATCGGCTGCGCTCGACGAGCGCATCTACCACGAGCTGCTCGTCCATCCCGCGTGTGCCGCTCGCGGCAGCGTGAAGCGCGCTCTCATCCTCGGTGGCGCTGAAGGCGCATCGCTCCGCGAACTGCTCAAAGTCCCGGGCATGGTCAAGGCGACGATGGTCGACATCGACGGCGTCGTCGTCGACGCATGCCGAAAGCATCTGCCCGAGTGGAGCGACGGCGCGTTCGACGATCCGCGATCCGAGCTCGTTGTCGGCGATGCCAAGGCCTACATCGAAAACACTGACGAGCGTTTTGACGTCATCCTCGGCGATCTCACCGAACCGCTCGAAGATTCGCCGTCGTATGGGCTGCACACGGTCGGCTTCTATAAGAAGATCCGCGAGCGGCTGTCGCCGGGCGGGTTCTATGCGCTGCAAGCATCGATGGCGGGCCCGCACAATCATGCGACCCACGCTCGGATGATCGCGACGCTGCGGGCAGCCTTTCGAAGCGTCGCCCCGTACTCGACCTACGTCCCCGCATTCGATACCGAATGGGGCTACGCGCTGTGCGGCGACGACGTCGACGCGCTGTCGGATGCGGCCGGGTCCACCGCCGACGCGCATGCGAAAGCGTGCGCCTTGCGCTGCTACGACGCGCAAACGCACCGCCGCGCGTTCAATCTGCCGCGCTATCTCCGCGATGCGTACGAGAAAGAGACTCGCGTCTTCGAATAA
- the rplU gene encoding 50S ribosomal protein L21, whose amino-acid sequence MYAVIELNGRQLKVREGEIVRLDRVAGDVNSKVVFDRVLLAHDGKELIVGGPTVDKATVSATVVRQASGPKIVAFRYKPKKRVRRRHGHRQPITELRIDKIALS is encoded by the coding sequence ATGTATGCCGTCATCGAACTCAACGGCCGCCAGCTCAAGGTGCGGGAGGGCGAGATCGTCCGGCTCGACCGCGTCGCCGGCGACGTCAACTCGAAAGTCGTCTTCGACCGCGTCTTGCTCGCGCACGACGGCAAGGAACTCATCGTCGGCGGCCCCACCGTCGACAAAGCGACTGTGAGCGCGACGGTCGTCCGTCAGGCGAGCGGGCCGAAGATCGTCGCCTTCCGGTATAAGCCGAAAAAGCGCGTGCGCCGTCGTCACGGCCACCGGCAGCCGATCACCGAACTTCGGATTGACAAGATCGCCCTCTCGTAA